The sequence below is a genomic window from Denitratisoma sp. DHT3.
GCATGGCGATCTGGAGAGCTATGCGCATCGGGTCTTCGGTTTGCTGGCCCTGGGCCGGATGGAGGCGCCGGCGACGGTGGTGGATTTCGTTTCCGCGCCGGCGCGGCAAGGCGGGAGGGCGTAATGGCGTTTCATCCGACTCCGCACGCCCAGCAGCCGCTCGCCGAGATCAACATGATTCCGTTGATCGACGTGATGCTGGTGCTGCTCATTGTGTTCATCGTCGCGGCGCCCTTGCTGACGCATGCGGTGAAGATCGATCTGCCCCGGGCGACGAGCGCGCCGGTCGATCTGCGGCCGGAAGTGATCCAGCTCGGCATCCGGGCCGACGGCAGCCTCTACTGGAACGGCGCAGCAACGACGGAAGAGGCGCTGCCGGAACGCATGCGGGAAGCGGCCCGCCATGTGCCTCAACCGGAAATCCATCTGTACGCCGATGCGCGGACGCCCTACGAGACTCTCGCCAGGGTGATGGCGATGTCGGCGCGCGCCGGCCTGGGCAGGATCGGGTTCGTCAGCAATCCGGGGAAGACGCCCTGATCGAGGATGGCGGGCAATCTTTCCTCGGAGAACGTCGACGCGCTGCCCGACAAGTACGCCTTGGGAACGTTGCACACATGCTTGCACTAAACTATAGTATCAGCGTTGACAGCATTACAATGGAGATGCTAGCAATGGCAACACTGACCGTCCGCAACGTACCCGACGAAGTTCACCGGGCTCTACGGGTGCGCGCAGCAACTCATGGCCACAGTGCCGAGGCGGAAATCCGCGAGATTCTGGAAGCCGCGGTCAAGCCGCAAAATCGCTTGAAGATGGGCGATGCGTTGGCGGCTATTGGCAGAAAATACGGTTTTACGGATCAGGATTTGGCCCTTGAACGGGATCGAAGCCCGGCTGATCCGATGGGGCTTGAATGATCGTTCTGGATACCAATGTCATTTCAGAGGCGATGAAGTCGTCCGCTGACGCCGGAGTGATGGCCTGGCTGAATGCTCAGGCGGCAGAAACCCTCTACCTGCCGAGCATCGCACTCGCCGAGGTGTCATTTGGTCTCGCTGCCTTACCCAGTGGCAAGAGGAAAAGCGCGCTGTCGCGGGTGCTTGATGACCTGTTGGAGCTTTTCGAGGGGCGCATTCTGCCGTTCGACATCG
It includes:
- a CDS encoding ExbD/TolR family protein encodes the protein MAFHPTPHAQQPLAEINMIPLIDVMLVLLIVFIVAAPLLTHAVKIDLPRATSAPVDLRPEVIQLGIRADGSLYWNGAATTEEALPERMREAARHVPQPEIHLYADARTPYETLARVMAMSARAGLGRIGFVSNPGKTP
- a CDS encoding FitA-like ribbon-helix-helix domain-containing protein, whose translation is MATLTVRNVPDEVHRALRVRAATHGHSAEAEIREILEAAVKPQNRLKMGDALAAIGRKYGFTDQDLALERDRSPADPMGLE
- a CDS encoding type II toxin-antitoxin system VapC family toxin; translation: MIVLDTNVISEAMKSSADAGVMAWLNAQAAETLYLPSIALAEVSFGLAALPSGKRKSALSRVLDDLLELFEGRILPFDIDAARQYGELAAKAKSAGKGFPTPDGYIAAAAVARGFSVATRDIGPFEAAGVPVINPWVVVSAR